From Drosophila yakuba strain Tai18E2 chromosome 2L, Prin_Dyak_Tai18E2_2.1, whole genome shotgun sequence, one genomic window encodes:
- the LOC6526784 gene encoding folylpolyglutamate synthase, mitochondrial, with protein sequence MHSVLPLMYRRHSSHLKALQWTIQSSQNFFKMSFKAPSIKVPKAAAIKELANKPTQSQSQPSQSQSQSSATQPTQTPQPAEIKKNPLSLGAISSPPPPTPVSPKPSVQPKIPDQRAKWLAKVSPESQRKAKLAAGKGTPPSGPPKNQFSQGNNHSFPMAGQSSSANFGAAPKAQVSWQQKVEKTAETEDSGAFKGASSESQRKNWMNRMQGSQQRKQNQWVKEMQAKQQAGKDIQAQKMQKMEFQKTTAPAASAPQGAAATSTPQPVEKPEEKSPEHLAYLDAIKQLNSYQVLEPTSGRATTKSSRKEQDPVIEQTLECLEKSGFTKKDLMAIPVIQVAGSKGRGSTCAIVESILRCHGVKTGVLSSPHLFLTSERIRIDGEPLSDVQFTELFWKINTDLANMQPTPSYNKIMTVMAFHAFHQAGVEVAILEVGNGGASDATNIASHAQTIGITTLGWEQSSNLGNSLRDIAWAKASIMKPEANIYTNVTQPECCEVLAQKAKQIGVQLRRVPTFADYIEGNMSNKLLMNKANYSMRLNGSLAVQLAYDFLKRHKPEYVVGWENNATLLTPGASRGIEIFEQPGHFDFIRHDMFNVYLDSADTFESMMACRDWFYTRTRANRHPKILLFNKVNEFNAKDLLTIIRSNLRYEEACFVPNPNYFEGEILAEEDGKAMVWHGMEELQRAKRNAGNWRALCEENGKRDNSQLSISINAFFEYLTNKYGKQKYGMKNELDVLVTGSRQLVAATMSCLRKMKSANPWQ encoded by the coding sequence ATGCATTCAGTGTTGCCGTTGATGTACCGCAGACATAGTTCCCATTTGAAGGCCCTCCAATGGACAATACAGTCGAGTCAGAACTTCTTCAAGATGAGCTTCAAGGCGCCATCAATAAAAGTCCCCAAGGCTGCCGCCATTAAGGAATTGGCCAATAAGCCAAcgcaatcccaatcccagccATCGCAATCTCAATCGCAGTCTTCGGCAACACAACCAACTCAGACGCCTCAGCCGGCGGAAATCAAGAAGAATCCTTTGTCGCTGGGCGCCATAAGctccccaccaccacccactcccgTTAGTCCGAAACCCTCAGTTCAACCAAAAATCCCAGATCAGCGGGCCAAGTGGTTGGCCAAGGTCTCGCCGGAATCTCAGAGGAAAGCCAAATTGGCAGCTGGAAAGGGTACGCCGCCTTCCGGTCCTCCAAAGAACCAGTTTAGCCAAGGAAATAATCACAGTTTCCCGATGGCCGGTCAAAGTTCGTCTGCCAACTTTGGTGCCGCACCCAAAGCTCAAGTCTCGTGGCAGCAAAAGGTGGAAAAAACTGCGGAAACTGAAGATTCTGGAGCATTCAAGGGTGCCTCTTCCGAGTCGCAACGAAAAAACTGGATGAACCGCATGCAGGGATCGCAACAGAGGAAACAAAATCAGTGGGTGAAGGAGATGCAAGCCAAGCAGCAGGCTGGCAAGGATATTCAGGCTCAGAAGATGCAGAAAATGGAGTTTCAAAAGACCACAGCTCCAGCAGCATCTGCACCACAAGGAGCGGCAGCTACATCTACTCCGCAACCGGTCGAAAAACCCGAAGAAAAGAGTCCAGAACATTTGGCCTATCTAGATGCCATCAAGCAACTGAATAGCTACCAGGTTTTGGAACCGACTTCCGGGAGAGCCACCACCAAGAGCAGTAGAAAGGAACAGGATCCGGTAATAGAGCAAACTTTGGAGTGCCTGGAAAAGTCGGGTTTTACGAAAAAGGATCTCATGGCCATACCCGTGATACAGGTAGCCGGTTCCAAAGGCCGGGGCTCCACTTGTGCCATCGTGGAGAGCATTCTTCGGTGTCATGGTGTTAAAACTGGGGTTCTCTCCTCGCCGCATCTGTTTTTAACCAGCGAAAGGATAAGAATTGATGGTGAACCCTTGAGCGATGTTCAGTTCACGGAGcttttttggaaaatcaaCACAGATCTAGCGAATATGCAACCCACACCTTCCTATAACAAAATCATGACGGTCATGGCGTTTCACGCTTTCCATCAAGCCGGCGTTGAGGTGGCCATTTTGGAGGTGGGCAATGGAGGCGCCAGTGATGCCACCAACATAGCCTCACATGCCCAGACCATTGGGATTACGACCTTGGGATGGGAACAGAGCTCGAATTTGGGAAATTCGCTAAGAGATATAGCCTGGGCCAAGGCGTCGATCATGAAGCCTGAGGCCAATATCTATACAAATGTCACGCAACCGGAATGCTGTGAGGTCTTGGCCCAAAAGGCCAAACAAATTGGGGTCCAACTACGCCGAGTGCCCACCTTTGCCGACTATATCGAGGGAAATATGAGCAACAAGCTGCTGATGAACAAGGCGAACTACTCTATGAGATTGAATGGATCTCTGGCCGTGCAGTTGGCCTATGATTTTCTGAAGCGACACAAGCCCGAATATGTGGTGGGCTGGGAAAATAATGCAACTTTGTTGACCCCGGGTGCTAGTCGCGGAATCGAGATCTTTGAACAGCCCGGACATTTTGACTTCATTCGGCACGACATGTTCAATGTATATCTGGATAGCGCTGATACATTTGAGTCGATGATGGCCTGTCGGGATTGGTTTTACACCAGGACACGCGCGAATCGCCATCCGAAAATCCTGCTCTTTAACAAGGTCAACGAGTTCAATGCCAAGGATCTTCTGACTATCATACGCAGTAATTTGCGCTACGAAGAGGCGTGTTTTGTGCCCAATCCAAACTATTTCGAGGGCGAAATCCTGGCCGAGGAGGATGGCAAAGCCATGGTGTGGCACGGCATGGAGGAGCTGCAAAGGGCCAAGAGGAATGCCGGAAATTGGAGAGCTCTCTGCGAGGAGAACGGCAAAAGGGACAACTCGCAACTTTCCATATCCATCAATGCCTTCTTCGAGTACCTGACCAATAAGTACGGCAAACAGAAGTATGGAATGAAGAACGAACTGGATGTCTTGGTCACTGGCTCACGTCAATTGGTGGCCGCAACTATGTCGTGTCTACGGAAAATGAAGTCAGCGAACCCTTGGCAATGA